A stretch of Clostridium formicaceticum DNA encodes these proteins:
- a CDS encoding purine-nucleoside phosphorylase, with product MRAIERISEAVNYISSRIKNPPKIGLILGSGLGVLGDEIQGAEIIPYEKIPHFPKSTVEGHAGELVIGELAGKAVVAMKGRFHYYEGYSMEMVTFPVRVMMALGAEIIIVTNAAGGANKSFSPGDLMLIEDHINFAFNNPLIGPNDPELGVRFPDMSNAYDKALISIAKSVAKGMYLDVKQGVYAYFTGPTYETPAEIRMIRTLGADAVGMSTVPEVIVARHGGAKVLGISCITNMAAGILDQPLNHEEVIETAQKVKQQFVSYVKEIIKSI from the coding sequence ATGAGGGCTATAGAAAGAATTTCAGAAGCTGTAAATTATATTTCTTCTAGGATAAAAAACCCTCCTAAAATAGGACTTATTCTAGGATCTGGATTAGGCGTTTTAGGGGATGAGATTCAGGGTGCTGAAATAATACCCTATGAAAAAATACCTCATTTTCCTAAATCCACTGTAGAAGGTCATGCAGGAGAGTTAGTCATAGGAGAACTGGCGGGTAAAGCTGTGGTGGCGATGAAGGGAAGATTTCACTATTATGAAGGATATTCCATGGAGATGGTGACCTTCCCTGTAAGGGTGATGATGGCATTAGGAGCAGAAATCATCATTGTGACCAATGCTGCAGGAGGGGCTAATAAAAGTTTTTCTCCTGGAGATTTAATGCTCATTGAAGATCATATTAACTTTGCCTTTAATAATCCACTAATAGGGCCAAATGATCCAGAGCTAGGTGTAAGATTCCCGGATATGTCCAATGCCTATGATAAAGCGTTAATCAGCATAGCAAAATCCGTTGCCAAAGGTATGTATTTAGATGTGAAGCAGGGGGTATACGCTTATTTCACGGGGCCTACCTATGAAACCCCTGCGGAAATTAGAATGATTCGTACTTTAGGGGCAGATGCAGTGGGGATGTCGACTGTTCCAGAGGTGATTGTAGCAAGACATGGTGGGGCAAAGGTATTAGGGATTTCCTGCATAACCAATATGGCGGCAGGGATCTTAGATCAACCATTGAATCATGAAGAGGTGATAGAAACAGCACAAAAGGTAAAACAACAATTTGTCAGTTATGTGAAGGAAATCATAAAAAGCATTTAA
- a CDS encoding purine-nucleoside phosphorylase, producing MEGLLQKVQQAKDYILGKINTMPQIGLILGSGLGSLADEVEDAVVIDYKDIPNFPVSTVEGHAGELVIGQLQGKSVVVMKGRFHYYEGYSMQQVTFPVRVMKAIGIELLFVTNACGGLNPQLYPGALMMIQDHINFIGANPLIGPNYHELGPRFPDMSSAYDKDLIQLAHRVGKDLSIETHEGVYIAISGPNYLTKAELKMIIAVGADTVGMSTVPEVIVARHSGLRVLGISCVTDMAIPDQLESISHEEVMEVANKTKPKFISLVKEILKEVTLS from the coding sequence GTGGAGGGTTTACTACAAAAAGTACAACAAGCCAAGGATTATATTTTAGGTAAAATAAACACTATGCCTCAAATAGGGTTAATTTTAGGATCAGGTTTAGGAAGCTTAGCAGATGAAGTAGAGGATGCTGTAGTGATTGATTATAAAGATATACCTAATTTCCCGGTTTCAACAGTAGAGGGTCATGCAGGAGAACTAGTGATAGGACAGCTACAGGGAAAATCGGTTGTGGTCATGAAGGGGAGATTTCATTACTATGAGGGTTATAGTATGCAACAAGTGACCTTCCCAGTAAGAGTGATGAAGGCTATTGGTATTGAACTACTATTTGTAACAAATGCTTGTGGTGGCTTGAATCCCCAATTATATCCGGGAGCCTTGATGATGATTCAAGACCATATTAACTTTATCGGTGCGAATCCTCTTATTGGTCCCAATTATCATGAACTAGGTCCAAGGTTTCCAGACATGTCCTCTGCCTATGATAAGGATTTGATACAGTTAGCCCATAGGGTAGGAAAAGACTTGTCTATAGAAACCCATGAAGGTGTATATATAGCCATCAGTGGCCCTAATTATTTGACAAAGGCAGAGTTAAAAATGATCATAGCTGTGGGAGCGGATACCGTGGGAATGTCGACGGTGCCTGAGGTGATTGTGGCGAGACATAGTGGATTAAGGGTTTTAGGTATATCCTGTGTGACAGATATGGCGATACCGGATCAGTTGGAATCTATCAGTCATGAAGAAGTAATGGAGGTAGCAAATAAAACAAAGCCTAAATTTATTTCCCTAGTGAAAGAAATTCTGAAGGAGGTGACGCTTTCATGA
- a CDS encoding pyrimidine-nucleoside phosphorylase — protein MRMYDLILKKRKGEALTKEEIYFFIEGYTKGSIPDYQVSALLMAVYFQKMNKEETVYLTEAMMHSGEVIDLSSIEGIKVDKHSTGGVGDKTTIALAPIAAACGIPVAKMSGRGLGHTGGTIDKLESIPGFCVEMTKETFIQNVNVMKLAIAGQTANLTPADKKLYALRDVTATVDNISLIASSIMSKKLASGADAIVLDVKTGSGAFMQDIDEAFLLAKEMVDIGNRVGRETVAIVTDMNQPLGYAIGNSLEVKEAVQLLKGEGPKDLEKLCITLGAHMLLLGKKVGTEYEGKRMAKAAIDSGEALNVLKNFVKQQNGQIDCIENLDLLPKTKEVYSLKADKRGYIHKIQGDIVGASALTLGAGRDTKDSKIDLSVGILLNKKMGDYVETGEVLAYIHYNDENRRDLAIEQLLKAYEIEDEAPEHRPLIFGVVTKNGIQRI, from the coding sequence ATGAGAATGTACGATTTAATACTCAAGAAAAGAAAAGGAGAAGCACTTACCAAGGAGGAAATCTACTTCTTTATTGAAGGTTACACCAAGGGTAGTATTCCGGATTATCAAGTTTCAGCACTTTTAATGGCGGTGTACTTTCAAAAAATGAATAAAGAGGAGACTGTGTATCTGACAGAAGCGATGATGCATTCTGGTGAAGTGATTGATTTATCAAGTATAGAGGGTATTAAGGTTGACAAGCACAGCACAGGGGGGGTAGGGGATAAAACCACCATAGCCTTAGCCCCTATTGCGGCGGCCTGTGGCATTCCTGTAGCAAAAATGTCAGGCAGGGGATTAGGGCATACAGGAGGAACCATAGATAAATTAGAGTCTATTCCAGGATTTTGTGTAGAGATGACGAAAGAAACCTTTATCCAGAATGTAAATGTCATGAAACTGGCAATAGCAGGACAGACGGCTAATTTAACACCTGCAGATAAAAAACTCTACGCCCTTAGGGATGTTACTGCTACAGTAGATAATATTTCTTTGATTGCCAGTAGTATTATGTCTAAAAAATTAGCCTCTGGTGCCGATGCGATTGTTTTAGATGTTAAGACCGGTAGTGGGGCTTTTATGCAGGATATTGATGAAGCATTTCTATTAGCAAAGGAAATGGTGGATATTGGTAATCGTGTAGGCAGGGAGACGGTAGCCATTGTCACGGATATGAACCAGCCTTTAGGCTATGCCATAGGCAATAGTTTAGAAGTAAAAGAAGCAGTTCAACTGCTGAAGGGAGAAGGACCAAAAGATTTAGAAAAATTGTGTATTACGCTAGGTGCCCATATGTTGCTGTTGGGTAAAAAAGTTGGTACAGAATATGAGGGAAAAAGAATGGCCAAAGCAGCAATCGATTCCGGTGAAGCCCTCAACGTATTAAAAAACTTTGTTAAACAGCAAAATGGACAGATTGATTGTATAGAGAATCTTGATTTATTGCCAAAGACTAAGGAAGTCTATTCCTTGAAGGCAGATAAGAGGGGTTACATACATAAGATTCAAGGAGACATTGTTGGGGCAAGTGCTCTGACTTTAGGGGCTGGCAGAGATACAAAGGATAGCAAAATTGACTTATCTGTAGGGATTCTTCTCAATAAAAAGATGGGAGATTATGTGGAAACTGGGGAGGTACTGGCTTATATTCATTATAACGATGAAAATAGGAGAGATCTTGCTATAGAGCAATTGCTAAAGGCCTATGAAATAGAAGATGAAGCACCAGAGCATAGACCTTTGATCTTTGGCGTTGTAACAAAAAATGGCATTCAGAGGATATAG
- a CDS encoding D-alanyl-D-alanine carboxypeptidase family protein, whose amino-acid sequence MKRIFVKTIFVLFVITMIFSSYITVAAETQPFDINAKAAILMDASTGTILYEKNIHEALPPASVTKIMTMLLTMEAIEANKITLADKVVVSERASSMGGTQLYLEPGEVKTVEDLIKGMAIRSANDACVAIGEHLAGSEEGFVEQMNARAKELGMKNTHFVNTNGLPAEGHVTSAYDIALMSRELLKHKEIHKWLTTWMDTVDVGIKNVSTQELVNTNKLIRTYKGANGIKTGSTSEAKYCLSASATRGNTTYIAVILTAPTSPIRFSEAAKLLDYGFANYNTVKVVEKGGALGTVAVEKGKNTQANLVAKDDLSILVKKGEESKVKKEMIIPQSVKAPIMQGEKIGEVIVTLEGKEVGKVDIIGEETIESASIIDILTRMFQRMVGH is encoded by the coding sequence ATGAAAAGAATTTTTGTGAAAACGATCTTTGTTTTATTCGTCATTACTATGATTTTTAGCAGCTATATCACTGTAGCTGCAGAAACACAACCATTTGATATAAATGCTAAAGCAGCTATATTAATGGATGCATCAACTGGTACAATACTGTATGAGAAAAATATACATGAGGCACTACCTCCTGCCAGTGTAACAAAGATTATGACAATGTTATTAACAATGGAGGCGATAGAAGCCAATAAAATTACCTTAGCAGATAAGGTTGTTGTTAGCGAAAGAGCCTCTTCTATGGGTGGAACACAGCTTTATTTAGAACCAGGGGAAGTAAAAACAGTGGAGGATTTAATCAAGGGCATGGCTATAAGATCTGCCAATGATGCCTGTGTAGCCATTGGCGAACATCTTGCTGGAAGCGAAGAAGGTTTTGTTGAACAGATGAATGCAAGAGCCAAAGAATTAGGCATGAAGAATACACACTTTGTGAATACCAATGGTTTACCAGCAGAAGGACATGTTACCTCTGCCTATGATATCGCTTTAATGTCAAGAGAGCTTTTAAAACATAAAGAGATACATAAGTGGTTAACTACTTGGATGGATACTGTTGATGTAGGAATAAAAAATGTCTCCACACAAGAACTAGTCAATACCAATAAACTCATAAGAACTTATAAGGGGGCCAATGGGATAAAAACAGGTTCTACTTCAGAAGCTAAGTATTGTCTTTCTGCCTCTGCAACAAGAGGAAATACTACTTATATAGCAGTAATTTTAACGGCGCCTACTTCTCCAATTCGTTTTAGCGAAGCAGCTAAGTTGCTGGATTATGGTTTTGCAAATTATAATACTGTAAAGGTAGTTGAAAAAGGTGGTGCTTTAGGTACTGTAGCGGTAGAAAAAGGAAAAAATACTCAAGCCAATCTGGTAGCTAAGGATGATCTAAGTATTTTGGTGAAAAAGGGAGAAGAATCCAAGGTGAAAAAGGAAATGATTATTCCCCAATCAGTAAAGGCACCTATTATGCAAGGAGAAAAAATCGGCGAGGTTATCGTTACTTTAGAAGGAAAAGAAGTTGGAAAAGTGGATATCATAGGTGAAGAAACCATAGAATCTGCTTCCATTATCGATATATTAACGAGAATGTTTCAAAGAATGGTGGGTCACTAA
- a CDS encoding CBS domain-containing protein, which yields MKVIVSHENLDFDGIASMIACSKLHPEAIVVFSGRVNNDVKKFYSLYKNILAIKSANEIDLKAIKELMIVDVNSFKRVGKFKELANHSIPITIYDHHQETEDTIVKARKIMKPYGSCTAILVELIKEKEVTITSFEATLFLMGIYTDTNCLTFSSTKPQDAAAAAYLLEKGADLEIVNTFIQTSFGNEHDQLFLDLLLNMETMEVNNYRIILSLYENDRFIGELGHIASKMLEIKNCDAVFLIAKMENRCYLVGRSLKEDINVPFILKEFNGAGHDKAASAVVKNGEPQVLREALLEALHTKIKPQITARDIMNYPVKIVFEDMNIEEVSKIMLRYGHTGMPVIKDNYIIGIISRTDVDKAMQHGLGHAPVKGFMTREVKTISPTTSLSEINDLLVKNNIGRLPVVEEDKIIGIVTRTDLLRMLHGNNHPYWYKKTFTENEKAINCLNKIKQLPEETYNLLKLVGKVGDSLDKKVYVVGGFVRDLLLKRENYDVDIVVEGDGVLFAEELNQKLQGKLLVHEAFGTASIRLEKNNVIDIVSARREYYEYPAALPKVEKSSIWNDLFRRDFTINCMAIQLNTESFGKLIDYFDGLQDMKHRRIRVLYNLSFIEDPTRIFRAIRFAARMDFTIENETKNFMMEAIRDHMIEKVSDDRIREEISPMLEDENFIKYILSMQAFNLFEAIDPDLVLTKESIKKLSSIQSAIDAFREFFSIIPSVRRIIITGIFRDFPMDRLHDVLTKFVANKQLATNIYHTLENKENIYQLLTKEDVDRFTLYRVLNQHDLEDLIFYYNDCEDGYIKHYIMYYMLHLKNIKLSMSGEDLINLNIKPGPIYKKVLESVLKAKVSGEIYNKDDEINYAYDLYQELKGEENV from the coding sequence ATGAAGGTAATCGTTAGTCATGAAAACTTAGATTTTGATGGAATTGCCAGCATGATAGCATGTTCCAAACTACATCCTGAAGCTATTGTGGTCTTTAGTGGACGCGTGAATAATGATGTTAAAAAGTTCTATAGTTTATATAAAAATATTTTAGCTATAAAGTCTGCCAATGAAATTGATCTTAAAGCAATTAAAGAACTAATGATTGTAGATGTAAATAGCTTTAAGAGGGTAGGAAAATTTAAAGAATTAGCCAATCATAGTATTCCTATCACCATTTATGACCATCATCAAGAGACAGAAGATACCATTGTCAAAGCCCGTAAAATTATGAAGCCCTATGGCTCTTGCACAGCTATTTTGGTGGAGTTAATTAAGGAAAAAGAGGTAACTATTACCTCCTTTGAGGCCACCTTGTTTCTTATGGGCATCTATACCGATACTAACTGTCTAACCTTCTCCAGTACAAAACCACAGGATGCAGCCGCCGCAGCTTATCTATTAGAAAAAGGAGCAGATCTAGAAATTGTTAATACTTTTATTCAAACATCCTTTGGTAATGAGCATGACCAGTTATTTTTAGATCTTTTGTTAAATATGGAGACTATGGAGGTAAATAATTATAGGATTATACTTTCTCTTTATGAAAATGATCGTTTTATTGGAGAACTAGGACATATCGCCAGTAAAATGTTAGAAATCAAAAACTGTGATGCTGTGTTTTTGATTGCAAAAATGGAAAACCGTTGTTATTTGGTGGGTAGGAGTTTAAAGGAGGATATCAATGTTCCTTTTATTTTAAAAGAATTTAATGGGGCAGGACATGATAAAGCTGCATCGGCTGTAGTGAAAAATGGTGAACCACAGGTTTTAAGAGAAGCATTGCTAGAGGCATTACATACAAAGATAAAACCACAAATAACAGCAAGAGATATTATGAATTATCCTGTAAAAATCGTATTTGAGGATATGAACATTGAAGAAGTAAGCAAAATCATGCTCAGATATGGTCATACAGGTATGCCGGTGATTAAAGATAACTACATTATTGGTATTATTTCTAGAACGGATGTTGATAAAGCGATGCAGCATGGGTTAGGACATGCCCCCGTGAAGGGATTTATGACAAGAGAAGTAAAAACCATTAGTCCTACAACCTCTCTTAGTGAGATCAATGATCTGCTTGTTAAAAATAATATTGGTCGATTGCCTGTAGTAGAGGAGGATAAGATCATTGGCATTGTAACAAGAACAGATTTATTGAGAATGTTACATGGTAATAATCATCCTTATTGGTATAAAAAGACCTTTACAGAGAATGAAAAAGCAATAAACTGTTTAAATAAAATAAAACAACTTCCAGAAGAAACCTATAATCTTTTAAAGCTTGTGGGAAAAGTAGGAGATTCATTAGATAAAAAAGTTTATGTGGTAGGGGGATTTGTTAGGGATTTATTATTAAAAAGAGAAAACTATGATGTCGATATCGTTGTAGAGGGGGATGGGGTCTTATTTGCTGAAGAACTCAATCAAAAACTACAGGGGAAACTTTTGGTTCATGAAGCTTTTGGCACTGCATCCATTAGGTTGGAGAAAAACAATGTCATTGATATTGTTTCTGCCCGCAGAGAATATTATGAGTATCCAGCTGCTCTACCAAAGGTGGAAAAGAGTTCAATATGGAATGATCTTTTTAGAAGAGATTTCACAATAAATTGTATGGCGATACAATTGAATACAGAAAGTTTCGGTAAATTAATTGATTATTTTGATGGGTTGCAGGATATGAAGCATCGTAGAATAAGAGTTTTATATAATTTAAGTTTTATTGAAGATCCAACGAGAATTTTCAGGGCCATTAGATTTGCAGCCAGGATGGATTTTACCATTGAAAATGAAACCAAAAATTTTATGATGGAAGCTATTAGAGATCACATGATAGAAAAGGTCAGTGATGATAGGATTCGTGAAGAAATCAGTCCCATGCTAGAGGATGAAAACTTCATAAAATATATTTTATCTATGCAAGCATTTAACTTGTTTGAGGCCATAGACCCTGACTTAGTTCTTACAAAGGAAAGCATTAAAAAGCTTAGCAGTATCCAAAGCGCTATTGATGCGTTTCGTGAATTTTTTTCTATCATACCCAGTGTACGAAGGATCATTATTACAGGAATTTTTCGGGATTTTCCCATGGATAGACTCCATGATGTTTTAACGAAATTTGTTGCTAATAAGCAATTGGCAACAAATATATATCATACCTTAGAAAACAAAGAAAACATTTACCAGCTATTGACGAAGGAGGATGTAGATAGATTCACTTTATATCGTGTCTTGAATCAACATGATTTAGAGGATCTTATCTTTTACTACAATGATTGCGAAGATGGCTACATAAAACATTATATTATGTACTATATGCTGCATCTAAAAAATATCAAACTGAGTATGTCTGGGGAGGATTTAATTAATTTAAATATTAAGCCTGGGCCTATCTATAAAAAAGTTTTAGAGAGTGTTTTGAAGGCCAAGGTATCTGGAGAAATTTATAATAAAGATGACGAGATCAACTATGCATATGATTTATATCAAGAACTGAAGGGAGAGGAAAATGTTTAG
- a CDS encoding site-2 protease family protein — MFSLDIVTILLTLPGILLALTIHEFSHAYSAYLLGDDTAKYYGRLTLNPLAHIDLVGFLMLIFFRFGWAKPVPINPKNFSDRRKGYFLVSIAGPLSNIVLAILSTFFFALAIRLALSEFIHTMLYFSIFINLVLAVFNLFPIPPLDGSKILLSILPSSFEETYYRLQKYTYILLFLLVYFRVINRVLFPIVQYLLNLLLGFVMYLV, encoded by the coding sequence ATGTTTAGTTTAGATATTGTTACAATTCTTTTAACATTACCGGGGATTTTATTGGCATTAACGATTCACGAATTTTCTCATGCTTATAGTGCCTACTTATTAGGGGACGATACAGCCAAGTATTATGGAAGACTGACATTAAATCCATTAGCCCATATTGATCTTGTAGGCTTCCTCATGCTGATTTTTTTTCGGTTTGGATGGGCAAAACCAGTTCCTATTAATCCTAAAAATTTCTCCGATAGGAGAAAGGGTTATTTCTTGGTATCTATAGCCGGGCCCCTGTCAAATATTGTATTAGCGATTTTATCTACTTTCTTTTTCGCCTTGGCTATAAGGCTAGCATTAAGTGAGTTTATTCATACAATGCTGTATTTTTCTATCTTTATTAATTTAGTTTTAGCGGTGTTTAATTTATTTCCTATTCCTCCTCTAGATGGGTCAAAAATTTTACTGAGTATATTACCTAGTAGTTTTGAAGAAACCTACTATAGGCTGCAGAAATATACTTATATTCTCTTGTTTTTGTTAGTCTACTTTAGGGTAATCAATAGAGTATTATTTCCCATCGTACAATATCTATTAAATTTATTGCTGGGCTTTGTTATGTATCTTGTTTAG
- a CDS encoding segregation and condensation protein A, producing the protein MSCRIKIQAFEGAFDLLFHLIEKNEIDIYDIPINEITEQYLHYLYQMEKLDLEVASEFLVMAATLIEIKSKMLLPKEVVKEDKVEAETVDPRSELVERLLEYKRYKCMAEELKQREDHYNKLYFKQKEEIIMETSEADVALENLKLDDLVKVFEKLLLNYEKHKNDRPYNVRHISRDTYTIEDKITSILTMLQHHKKITFDSIFILAKEKLEVVVTFLALLELIKGKKIKVMQEKSFEGIVIEGISN; encoded by the coding sequence ATGAGTTGCAGGATTAAAATTCAAGCTTTTGAAGGAGCATTTGATTTATTATTTCATCTTATTGAAAAAAATGAGATAGATATTTATGATATTCCCATCAATGAAATAACAGAGCAATATCTTCACTACCTTTATCAAATGGAAAAATTAGATTTAGAGGTTGCCAGCGAATTTTTAGTCATGGCTGCTACTTTAATTGAAATTAAGTCTAAAATGTTGTTGCCAAAAGAAGTTGTAAAAGAGGATAAGGTAGAGGCTGAAACGGTTGACCCAAGGAGTGAACTAGTAGAAAGGCTGTTGGAGTATAAAAGATATAAATGCATGGCAGAAGAGTTGAAACAAAGAGAGGATCATTATAATAAGTTGTATTTTAAACAAAAAGAAGAAATTATCATGGAGACTTCAGAAGCTGATGTCGCTTTAGAGAACCTTAAGCTGGATGATTTGGTAAAGGTTTTTGAAAAGCTTCTGTTAAATTACGAAAAACATAAAAATGATCGTCCTTATAATGTAAGACATATCTCTAGAGACACCTATACCATTGAAGATAAAATTACTAGTATTTTAACGATGCTACAGCATCATAAAAAAATAACCTTTGACAGTATTTTTATATTGGCAAAGGAAAAGTTAGAGGTGGTTGTAACTTTTTTAGCTTTGCTAGAATTAATAAAAGGAAAAAAAATAAAGGTGATGCAGGAAAAGAGTTTCGAAGGTATTGTGATAGAAGGAATAAGTAATTGA
- a CDS encoding DUF2953 domain-containing protein — MLLLFLNLRIEIHFIREGENDEINITVSTLKNLLKYRTTIPFVDFLNNGRNILTTNVYKKAEVSNTEALEDEKQEKELNYNEIKIIVKRGHYYYKKYWQVLQYIKKRIIIHKVLWKTQVGLEDAADTAIISGLLWGVKANLMTLLKSKVRPQAIHIDVAPYYVCKRFGMIFDCIVTLKIGYIIIAGIKLLSTKIKGGEDIE; from the coding sequence ATGTTACTATTGTTTTTAAACTTAAGAATAGAAATACATTTTATAAGGGAGGGAGAAAATGACGAAATAAATATTACTGTTTCTACTTTAAAGAATTTGTTAAAATATAGAACAACTATTCCTTTTGTGGATTTTCTAAATAATGGTAGAAATATATTAACAACAAATGTTTATAAAAAGGCTGAAGTATCAAACACTGAAGCTTTAGAGGATGAAAAACAAGAAAAAGAGCTAAACTATAATGAAATAAAAATTATTGTTAAAAGAGGTCATTATTATTACAAAAAGTATTGGCAGGTACTTCAGTATATAAAAAAAAGAATAATCATTCACAAGGTATTATGGAAAACACAAGTAGGCTTAGAGGATGCCGCAGATACAGCTATCATTAGCGGTCTGCTTTGGGGAGTAAAGGCAAATCTTATGACACTGCTAAAAAGCAAAGTAAGACCACAAGCTATTCACATAGATGTTGCTCCTTATTACGTTTGTAAAAGATTTGGCATGATTTTTGATTGTATAGTGACTTTAAAAATAGGATATATTATAATTGCGGGCATAAAATTGCTTTCAACAAAAATTAAGGGTGGTGAAGACATTGAATGA
- a CDS encoding MazG nucleotide pyrophosphohydrolase domain-containing protein — translation MDIREAIEMIWNNRKYSTNDPKTAISHLNEEVAESLKALMKGDLDKAKRELQDAMSCLFIAMKVLEVDAVEAVNKQVTQMKKRNNKIMIFKKDKVEIYVDGLLRGGWSIWGPEDIKEAENLAKEFGCDIEHAFDEIKNDK, via the coding sequence ATGGATATTAGAGAAGCTATAGAAATGATATGGAATAACAGAAAGTATAGTACCAATGACCCTAAAACTGCTATAAGTCATTTAAATGAAGAAGTTGCAGAGTCCTTAAAGGCTTTAATGAAGGGGGACTTAGATAAAGCGAAGCGAGAGTTGCAGGATGCAATGTCCTGTTTATTTATAGCCATGAAGGTACTAGAAGTGGATGCTGTAGAAGCCGTCAATAAGCAAGTAACACAAATGAAAAAAAGAAATAATAAAATTATGATCTTTAAAAAAGACAAAGTAGAAATTTATGTAGATGGTTTATTAAGAGGTGGATGGTCTATTTGGGGACCAGAAGATATTAAAGAGGCAGAAAATTTAGCAAAAGAATTTGGCTGTGATATCGAGCATGCGTTTGATGAAATAAAAAATGATAAGTAA
- a CDS encoding D-alanyl-D-alanine carboxypeptidase family protein: protein MLKRAGIFLLILTTILSVNFYRFAEEVHANGRASIVMDVETGRILYENNIYEQLPMASTTKIMTALLAIENIPEDKMVKIHPKAQGVEGSSIYLEANEKVRMIDLLYGLMLRSGNDAATAIAYEVSGSIEEFAQLMNLRAKEIGAKNTNFVNPHGLHDENHYTTAYDLALITREALKNPIFKEVVKTKFWTAERDGYKHFANKNKTLSICEGGDGVKTGFTKKSGRCLVASATRNNMQFVAVTLNDGDWFNTTNELLNRCFEDYVPYTVFEEGDLTKKVLVEDGKKDALYIHIPTTLIIPIKQEESGKVLSVIKTPEVLQAPVIKGQKIGQIVTYLDGKLVNTTDLFTNEHIDELTTKEKILKKFFGISK from the coding sequence ATGTTGAAAAGAGCAGGTATATTTCTACTCATTCTCACAACGATACTATCGGTAAACTTCTACAGATTTGCAGAAGAAGTACATGCTAATGGAAGAGCTAGTATCGTTATGGATGTAGAAACCGGCAGAATACTCTACGAAAATAATATCTATGAACAATTACCAATGGCCAGTACAACCAAAATTATGACAGCGTTGTTGGCAATTGAAAATATCCCTGAAGATAAAATGGTTAAAATTCATCCAAAAGCTCAAGGGGTGGAAGGTTCTTCTATTTATCTAGAAGCAAATGAAAAAGTAAGAATGATAGACCTATTATATGGATTAATGTTAAGGTCTGGGAATGATGCTGCTACAGCGATAGCCTATGAGGTAAGTGGGTCTATAGAAGAATTTGCACAACTGATGAATCTCCGTGCTAAGGAAATCGGAGCCAAGAACACAAATTTTGTTAACCCCCATGGATTGCATGATGAAAATCACTATACTACTGCCTATGATTTGGCACTGATTACTAGAGAAGCTTTAAAAAATCCTATTTTTAAAGAAGTAGTAAAAACAAAGTTTTGGACAGCTGAAAGGGATGGCTATAAACATTTTGCAAATAAAAATAAAACATTGAGTATTTGTGAAGGTGGGGATGGTGTCAAAACAGGTTTTACCAAAAAATCAGGTAGATGTTTGGTTGCCTCTGCTACCAGAAATAATATGCAGTTTGTAGCTGTAACATTAAATGATGGGGATTGGTTTAATACAACCAATGAACTGCTAAATCGTTGTTTTGAGGACTATGTACCCTATACTGTTTTTGAAGAAGGTGATTTGACTAAAAAGGTTTTGGTGGAAGATGGAAAAAAAGATGCCCTCTATATCCATATACCGACAACTTTGATTATACCCATCAAGCAGGAGGAAAGTGGGAAAGTATTATCTGTTATTAAGACACCGGAAGTTTTACAAGCCCCTGTAATTAAAGGGCAAAAAATTGGACAAATAGTAACTTATCTTGATGGTAAACTAGTGAACACTACAGATTTATTTACCAATGAACATATCGATGAATTAACTACAAAAGAAAAAATCCTGAAAAAATTTTTTGGAATAAGTAAGTGA